GCCCCAGGTTCGCGCCGGGTGGGGTTCCCCTTTCAACCCATTCCCATTCGGGCGGGGCAATTGTTGGGGGCTGCGGGAGCAGGGTCAAGAAACAGGGCGGGCAAACAGAATTGCCCGGCCCGGAATCTGAATCGCCCATTCGGTCAAGTTGTGGTAAACTTTCAACAGAAATGAGCAAGCTTTTGGCTGGAAACAAAGGAGATACGAAAAGGATAGGGGTCACTCACAAGCCAAATTCTTGGGTCAAAACGCGCGCAACCTTCACCCGCAAATCCGGCACGGCCTGGGTGGCAGTTTGCCAGATAATCCCCTGTTTCACCGAAAAGTAGGAGTGGACCAGAATATTGCGCATCCCCACAATCACCGGCCACTCAACTTCAGGGTGGCGCTGCCGAAACTCCGGTGAAATTTTCCCGGCTGCTTCCCCAATCACGCCTATCTTCTGCATCACCGCGCTCTGGCGCAATTCATCCGCCAGAAACGTTTCCCGATCAATGTCAGCCACAAAACGGGCAATCGCCTCCGCTGCCTCAACCATATCGGCCAGGTATTGTTGCTCAGAGCGCATAAACCACCTCCAGGTTCGCCAGCACTTCATCCTTGATGAACGGCTTGAGACCATCACGCAGCACCAAATCAACCTCGCGCTCCAATATTTTTGACAACTCTATTTGCATCCCCGACAAATCCAGCAAGGTCAGTTCTTCCTCAATCCCCGGCTTGAACTCAACCAGCACATCCACATCGCTGTCAGGCTCAAAATCCCCTCGCAAAACAGAACCAAACAGGGCCAATTCACGGATTTGATGCCGCCGGCAGAAATTAACAATTTTGATGGTAGGTATATCTATCTTGACCGTCATCATAACTCCGGCAAACGTTGCTAACCGCAGAATTTTGTCTCTGAAGGCATCATAATGACAA
The sequence above is drawn from the Anaerolineae bacterium genome and encodes:
- a CDS encoding DUF86 domain-containing protein is translated as MRSEQQYLADMVEAAEAIARFVADIDRETFLADELRQSAVMQKIGVIGEAAGKISPEFRQRHPEVEWPVIVGMRNILVHSYFSVKQGIIWQTATQAVPDLRVKVARVLTQEFGL
- a CDS encoding nucleotidyltransferase family protein, producing MTVKIDIPTIKIVNFCRRHQIRELALFGSVLRGDFEPDSDVDVLVEFKPGIEEELTLLDLSGMQIELSKILEREVDLVLRDGLKPFIKDEVLANLEVVYAL